The following proteins come from a genomic window of Candidatus Bathyarchaeota archaeon:
- a CDS encoding heavy metal translocating P-type ATPase — MPRDPVCGMMVDAEKSIKRKIGDRTYYFCSEACVRIYEQPEQELKVMKRRVAIALLGVVSVAFLRVLAMLGLVVAFMTITLAGISAWDLAFFIISTPIVWIVGWSIHYGAYKALKNRAINMDVLITIGVLASWIYGVISTFFSAIAPGGHGYFEVAIAILAFVMLGKFIEETIRRKSAAAIRKLMELKPTIARVLRNGQEVEVPIEEVQVGETLIVKPGEKIPTDGIVESGHSFVDEKIITGESIPVEKNVNDEVIGGTINKIGVLKIKATKVGEDTVLMQIARLVEEAYASKAPIQKFADRVVNYFVPAVLAIAGIAFGYWLFTSGFVTAFMVLLSVLLIACPCALGIATPTAILAGVGKGAEYGILLRGGEYIENARKLTTVVFDKTGTLTKGEPSVTDVIGLKNYNEKEVLKLAAMVEKGSEHHLAEAIVKAATKLSLNIPDAEFFEAIPGRGVKAIAYKHKIFLGNRRLMKENNIDIQEIEEIISKFEEQGKTTMLLAIDGEVAGIIAAMDTPKDDAVKAIKLLKNMGLEVIMLTGDNEKTAKAIANQLGIEKVIANVLPWEKVEAIKKLQNEGKVVAMVGDGINDAPALAQADIGIAIGSGTDVAKEAGGIILIKDNLIDVVRGILLSKATLRKIKQNLFWAFLYNAVLVPVAAIGLLINYGGPIIAASAMAVSSLFVVSNSATLKFLKLKI; from the coding sequence ATGCCGAGAGATCCTGTATGCGGAATGATGGTTGATGCAGAAAAATCTATTAAAAGGAAGATTGGGGATAGAACTTATTATTTTTGTAGCGAAGCTTGCGTTAGAATCTACGAGCAACCTGAACAAGAATTAAAGGTTATGAAGCGTAGGGTAGCTATAGCGCTTTTAGGCGTAGTTTCAGTTGCTTTCCTACGAGTTCTAGCGATGCTAGGGTTAGTTGTCGCATTCATGACTATAACTTTAGCTGGAATTTCAGCTTGGGATTTAGCCTTCTTTATAATATCAACACCAATTGTATGGATTGTAGGTTGGAGCATTCATTATGGAGCTTATAAAGCGCTTAAAAATCGAGCAATAAATATGGATGTATTAATAACTATAGGCGTTTTAGCTAGCTGGATCTACGGTGTAATCAGCACATTCTTTTCAGCAATAGCTCCAGGAGGCCATGGATACTTTGAAGTTGCAATAGCCATTTTAGCCTTCGTTATGCTTGGAAAATTTATTGAAGAAACGATTCGAAGAAAGTCAGCTGCAGCTATTCGTAAGTTAATGGAGCTTAAACCTACGATTGCAAGAGTTTTAAGAAATGGGCAAGAGGTTGAAGTTCCAATAGAAGAAGTTCAAGTAGGGGAGACTTTAATAGTTAAACCAGGAGAGAAAATTCCAACAGATGGAATAGTTGAATCAGGCCACTCTTTTGTTGATGAAAAAATAATTACTGGTGAAAGCATTCCAGTAGAAAAGAATGTTAATGATGAAGTTATAGGAGGGACTATAAACAAGATTGGTGTATTAAAAATTAAGGCAACAAAAGTTGGCGAGGATACAGTTCTTATGCAAATAGCTCGATTGGTAGAGGAAGCTTATGCTTCTAAAGCACCAATCCAAAAGTTTGCCGATAGAGTTGTTAACTACTTTGTTCCAGCAGTTTTAGCAATAGCAGGAATTGCTTTTGGATATTGGTTATTTACTTCAGGTTTTGTTACAGCCTTTATGGTATTGCTATCAGTATTGCTAATTGCTTGTCCATGCGCTTTAGGCATTGCTACTCCAACAGCTATTTTAGCTGGTGTTGGCAAGGGAGCTGAATATGGTATCCTTCTTAGAGGTGGGGAATACATTGAAAATGCAAGGAAGTTAACTACAGTAGTATTTGATAAAACAGGGACATTAACTAAAGGTGAACCTTCAGTAACAGATGTAATAGGGTTAAAAAATTACAATGAAAAAGAAGTCCTTAAGTTAGCAGCTATGGTTGAGAAAGGATCGGAACATCATTTAGCAGAGGCTATAGTAAAAGCAGCAACTAAATTAAGCCTTAATATTCCAGATGCTGAATTCTTTGAAGCTATTCCAGGACGAGGCGTAAAGGCTATAGCTTATAAACATAAGATATTTCTTGGAAATAGAAGGCTTATGAAGGAGAATAACATAGATATACAAGAGATAGAAGAAATTATTTCAAAATTTGAGGAGCAAGGGAAAACTACAATGCTTCTTGCTATTGATGGAGAAGTAGCAGGAATTATAGCAGCTATGGATACGCCTAAGGATGATGCTGTTAAAGCCATAAAACTGCTTAAAAACATGGGGCTTGAAGTCATCATGCTTACAGGCGATAATGAGAAAACAGCCAAGGCTATCGCTAACCAGCTTGGTATAGAGAAAGTTATTGCTAACGTTTTACCATGGGAAAAAGTAGAAGCTATTAAAAAGCTGCAGAATGAAGGGAAAGTGGTTGCTATGGTTGGAGATGGCATTAACGATGCTCCTGCTCTTGCTCAAGCTGATATTGGAATAGCTATTGGCAGCGGAACTGATGTAGCGAAAGAAGCAGGAGGTATAATTCTTATTAAGGATAACCTTATCGATGTGGTGCGAGGAATTCTGCTAAGCAAAGCAACTTTAAGGAAGATTAAACAAAATTTGTTTTGGGCCTTTTTATACAATGCTGTTTTAGTACCTGTGGCTGCTATTGGACTATTAATTAATTATGGAGGCCCAATTATAGCAGCATCAGCTATGGCAGTAAGTTCCCTTTTTGTAGTCAGCAATTCCGCTACCCTTAAGTTCCTTAAACTTAAGATATAA
- a CDS encoding potassium channel protein translates to MTSEEIEYKPSTVRELLSQMKDAAMLMVDLSYAALMLKDKDLAEEVLELGKEVDTLNYHLQTAIMLAARDFEDARALHSILKIAALTNRISDYAENIVEMVLRGEEIHSILLEGLKIMEEPIACFQVAEDSSILRKSLKELKVRTKMGVNVLAIKRATEWILNPTKDERFYPGDVLIVRGGSTGIEKLRKLANPKA, encoded by the coding sequence TTGACGTCTGAAGAAATAGAGTATAAACCTTCTACAGTTAGAGAGTTACTAAGCCAAATGAAGGATGCTGCTATGCTTATGGTGGATTTATCTTACGCTGCTTTAATGCTTAAAGATAAAGACTTAGCTGAAGAAGTTTTAGAATTAGGTAAAGAAGTAGATACATTAAATTACCATCTTCAAACAGCAATTATGCTTGCTGCTAGAGATTTTGAAGATGCTAGAGCTTTACATTCAATTCTAAAAATAGCAGCATTAACAAATAGGATTTCTGATTATGCTGAAAACATTGTAGAAATGGTTCTTCGAGGTGAAGAGATTCACTCTATACTTCTTGAGGGACTTAAAATTATGGAGGAGCCTATAGCTTGTTTTCAAGTAGCTGAGGATTCGTCTATCTTAAGAAAGAGTCTTAAGGAATTAAAAGTTAGAACAAAAATGGGTGTAAATGTTCTAGCGATTAAAAGAGCAACGGAATGGATTCTTAACCCAACTAAAGATGAAAGGTTTTATCCTGGTGATGTTTTAATAGTGCGTGGAGGGAGCACTGGAATAGAAAAATTAAGAAAATTAGCTAATCCAAAAGCTTAA
- a CDS encoding zinc-ribbon domain-containing protein, which translates to MNIKFFPSLFLILLAFSVFVGVFQQSANAWEAKVKYFVACKNVDESKRPPIPIDVSTVFSTNDEKIHLFIHLEDVEGPIKITIKLFKPDGTLFDEADSGWYKEKYNWVTFYPWVKISEIQNLIGEWRAEAYLNGKLASTLKFMLSPASEIKIIGRSMSLVEGEPFYIGDILTIKYTLRNEGATTAKNIVFKFEDITPSKGLIVIEASPPKDLSPGESGEWIIKIKAETPGEYTAVLRLYESDSKITEGNWQITVSLPELQIIEKKISPSEEEPFYVGDVATLIYTIKNNGEGKVKGVKVYVELPDGLKLVSASPAKDLMPKEEGEWIIKIKAEKPGDYKGKIILSVMDAKIAEGELTVKALSKPASSFIGILTIAIIALIIIAVIAVIFMKKKKAASSKALEPSTPQINKRFCVKCGAEIPIDAKYCLKCGATQ; encoded by the coding sequence TTGAATATAAAATTTTTCCCCAGCTTGTTTTTAATACTTTTAGCTTTTTCAGTTTTTGTTGGTGTTTTTCAACAATCAGCAAATGCTTGGGAAGCTAAAGTTAAGTATTTTGTCGCCTGCAAAAATGTTGATGAAAGCAAAAGGCCCCCTATCCCAATTGATGTCTCAACAGTTTTTTCAACTAATGATGAAAAAATACATCTTTTCATTCATTTAGAAGATGTAGAAGGCCCAATTAAAATAACTATTAAATTGTTTAAACCTGATGGAACGCTTTTTGATGAGGCGGATTCCGGATGGTATAAAGAAAAATATAATTGGGTTACATTTTATCCTTGGGTAAAAATATCTGAAATACAAAATCTTATTGGAGAATGGCGTGCTGAAGCATACTTAAATGGAAAGTTAGCTTCAACATTAAAGTTTATGCTTTCTCCAGCTTCAGAAATAAAAATTATAGGTAGAAGCATGTCGTTAGTTGAAGGGGAACCGTTCTATATAGGTGATATTTTAACAATAAAATATACTTTAAGAAATGAAGGCGCAACCACAGCTAAAAATATTGTTTTTAAATTTGAGGATATAACGCCTAGCAAAGGCTTAATTGTAATTGAAGCTTCTCCACCTAAAGATTTATCGCCTGGAGAATCAGGAGAATGGATTATAAAGATTAAAGCTGAAACGCCAGGTGAATACACAGCTGTTTTAAGGCTTTATGAATCTGACTCAAAAATTACTGAGGGCAATTGGCAAATAACGGTTAGTTTACCAGAGCTTCAAATAATTGAGAAGAAAATATCTCCTAGCGAAGAAGAACCATTTTATGTTGGAGATGTAGCTACATTAATTTACACTATTAAAAATAATGGTGAAGGCAAAGTTAAAGGCGTTAAAGTTTACGTTGAGTTACCTGATGGGTTAAAGTTGGTTAGCGCTTCTCCAGCTAAAGATTTAATGCCTAAAGAAGAGGGAGAATGGATTATAAAAATTAAAGCTGAAAAACCTGGAGATTATAAAGGGAAAATTATTCTTAGCGTTATGGATGCGAAAATCGCTGAAGGAGAGCTTACGGTTAAAGCTTTATCGAAGCCAGCTTCTAGCTTTATAGGAATCTTAACTATAGCAATTATAGCCTTAATAATAATAGCCGTTATAGCAGTAATATTTATGAAGAAAAAGAAAGCAGCATCCTCAAAAGCTTTAGAACCTTCAACTCCTCAAATAAATAAAAGGTTTTGCGTAAAATGCGGAGCAGAAATTCCTATAGACGCTAAATACTGCTTAAAATGTGGTGCAACACAATAA
- a CDS encoding arsenate reductase ArsC → MKTVLFVCVENSFRSQIAEAYFNKYAPSGWTATSAGIKPENKIHPNAVLLMLEEGIDISHKKPQIMTRELQEKAEIAIIVCSGNLCPVVYAKHVEEWNMPDPAKMLIEEARKVRDEIKTKVLELIERIKREKF, encoded by the coding sequence TTGAAAACAGTTTTGTTCGTTTGTGTAGAGAACAGTTTTAGAAGCCAAATCGCTGAAGCCTACTTTAATAAATATGCGCCAAGCGGATGGACTGCCACAAGTGCAGGCATAAAACCAGAGAATAAAATTCATCCTAACGCTGTTCTACTTATGCTTGAAGAGGGTATAGACATAAGCCACAAAAAGCCTCAAATAATGACAAGAGAACTTCAGGAAAAGGCTGAAATAGCAATAATTGTCTGCAGCGGAAATCTATGTCCAGTAGTTTATGCTAAGCATGTTGAAGAATGGAACATGCCAGACCCAGCCAAAATGCTCATAGAAGAAGCTCGAAAAGTCAGGGATGAAATAAAAACCAAGGTTTTAGAACTTATAGAAAGGATTAAACGTGAAAAATTCTGA
- a CDS encoding glycosyltransferase, which translates to MRTLILHHTLNSAGGGERVSLATIEALKELGKGKVDLGTVEKTDWKKVKNTFGEVTLPDKEMNILPFKLSLFGIYQRSLTGLYVYKYRKKYDLIINTHGDVMPAFCDVTYMHFPTFTLLKQPTLLIKHKDFIKYRKNLFWRIYFIPYEFIQTKLVKKYLEHSLILTNSRFSQSIIKKWTGKNAQVVYPPVEVEKFYFRSDSRDNIIVTCSRFTPEKGLNIIPEIASKIPEGKFYIFGSTSKTSWEVISEIKKAINKFKIKNIYLRPNASLKEMLTIYRKAKIYLHTMINEHFGLSIVEAMASGLVPLIHKSGGPYMDILDCKQGIYGFYYKTEDEAVNIIKNLLSDESTLKKIREKAIERSFLFNKNAFKLSFIKAIKHFIE; encoded by the coding sequence ATGAGGACCCTTATCCTTCATCATACATTAAATAGTGCTGGAGGTGGTGAAAGAGTTTCTTTAGCTACTATAGAAGCTTTAAAAGAGTTAGGTAAAGGTAAGGTGGATTTAGGAACAGTTGAGAAAACTGATTGGAAGAAAGTAAAAAATACTTTTGGTGAAGTTACGCTTCCAGATAAAGAAATGAATATTCTACCGTTTAAACTTAGTTTGTTTGGCATTTATCAACGCTCTTTAACAGGTTTATATGTATATAAATATAGAAAAAAGTATGATTTAATAATAAATACTCATGGAGATGTAATGCCGGCTTTTTGCGATGTAACTTATATGCATTTTCCAACTTTTACATTATTAAAGCAACCAACACTACTTATTAAACATAAAGACTTTATTAAATATAGAAAAAATCTTTTTTGGAGAATTTATTTTATTCCATATGAGTTTATTCAAACAAAACTTGTTAAAAAATATTTAGAGCATAGCTTGATTTTAACTAACAGCCGTTTTAGCCAATCTATAATAAAGAAATGGACGGGAAAAAATGCTCAAGTTGTTTATCCGCCAGTTGAGGTTGAAAAGTTTTATTTTAGAAGCGATTCCAGGGATAACATAATCGTTACATGTTCAAGGTTTACTCCAGAGAAAGGTTTAAATATAATTCCTGAAATAGCTTCTAAAATTCCAGAAGGAAAATTTTATATTTTTGGTTCAACAAGTAAAACTAGTTGGGAAGTTATTTCTGAAATTAAAAAAGCAATAAACAAGTTTAAAATTAAAAATATTTACTTAAGGCCTAATGCATCATTAAAAGAAATGCTAACAATTTATAGAAAAGCTAAAATTTATTTACATACCATGATTAATGAGCATTTTGGATTAAGCATAGTTGAAGCTATGGCTTCAGGTTTAGTACCTTTAATTCATAAATCTGGAGGCCCATATATGGATATTTTAGATTGTAAACAAGGAATTTATGGTTTTTATTATAAAACTGAAGATGAAGCAGTTAATATTATAAAAAACCTTTTAAGCGATGAATCAACATTAAAGAAAATTCGGGAGAAAGCAATTGAAAGAAGTTTTTTGTTTAATAAAAATGCATTTAAATTAAGTTTTATTAAAGCTATTAAGCATTTCATTGAATAA
- a CDS encoding PhoU family transcriptional regulator gives MEELLKEIKEDFVELIEKAELSLDLAYSAIIFNNTEIAEDVLEVFESVNELYWKLQKNMLLLAKHLIKPEKLAPALVAIHNLREISKSTLLLSDLVLRGLPMHEVLNSIFTSSEETFIKVQVTSTGKLAGKTIKECGIQDNTGMRIICIKRGQAWIYGPTGDTRIEAGDILFAKGPIEGEEALKQLA, from the coding sequence ATGGAGGAGTTGCTTAAAGAAATTAAGGAAGATTTTGTTGAGCTTATAGAAAAAGCAGAATTATCTTTGGACTTAGCTTATTCAGCTATAATTTTTAATAATACTGAAATAGCTGAAGATGTACTAGAAGTTTTTGAAAGCGTAAATGAGTTATACTGGAAGCTTCAAAAAAACATGCTTTTACTTGCAAAACATCTTATAAAACCTGAAAAGCTAGCGCCAGCACTTGTTGCAATCCATAATTTAAGGGAGATTTCAAAATCCACACTTCTTTTATCAGATTTAGTTTTAAGAGGTTTACCTATGCATGAAGTTTTAAACTCAATATTTACATCTTCAGAGGAAACATTTATAAAAGTTCAGGTAACTTCAACTGGGAAACTTGCTGGAAAAACTATTAAAGAATGCGGAATTCAAGATAACACTGGAATGAGAATAATTTGCATAAAAAGAGGTCAAGCTTGGATATATGGACCTACAGGAGATACTAGAATTGAAGCGGGGGATATCCTATTTGCTAAAGGACCTATTGAAGGGGAGGAGGCTTTAAAACAATTAGCTTAA
- a CDS encoding endonuclease III: protein MINNDNIDEAISLIKAQIKKFNVPYVTQISNEEKNPFKTLVSTVLSSRTRDEVTKKASQKLFLKVKNPSDLMNLSIREIERLIYPVGFYRVKAKNLKRLGEELIKKYNGEIPNSIEELIKLPGVGRKTANLVVTLGFNKDGICVDTHVHRIVNRWGYVKTKTPEETEYALREKLPKKYWKKINSLLVAFGKNICTPISPKCSICKLNNICLKVNIKKFR from the coding sequence TTGATAAATAACGATAATATTGATGAAGCTATTTCTTTAATTAAAGCGCAGATTAAAAAATTTAATGTTCCCTATGTAACTCAAATATCTAATGAAGAAAAGAATCCATTTAAAACACTTGTTTCAACAGTTTTAAGCTCAAGAACAAGAGATGAAGTAACAAAGAAGGCTTCTCAAAAATTATTTCTAAAAGTAAAAAATCCTAGTGATTTAATGAATCTTTCAATAAGAGAGATAGAGAGGTTAATTTATCCAGTTGGATTTTATAGAGTTAAAGCTAAAAATTTAAAGAGGTTAGGAGAAGAATTAATTAAAAAATATAATGGAGAAATTCCAAATTCAATAGAAGAATTAATTAAACTGCCTGGTGTTGGAAGAAAAACAGCAAATTTAGTTGTAACTCTTGGGTTTAATAAAGATGGTATATGCGTTGACACTCATGTTCATAGAATTGTTAATAGATGGGGTTACGTTAAAACAAAAACACCTGAAGAAACGGAATACGCTTTAAGAGAAAAACTTCCAAAAAAATATTGGAAAAAAATAAATTCTTTGCTTGTTGCTTTTGGTAAAAATATATGCACACCAATTTCTCCAAAATGCTCTATTTGCAAATTAAATAATATCTGCTTAAAAGTTAATATTAAAAAATTTAGGTAA
- a CDS encoding DNRLRE domain-containing protein, giving the protein MKKHLSLLLFTLLIFSLLLANPPYSTLNEKTYIFQPCLSNNISIMRNNDYSSIEQPLTVSSGFKTDGSQPSDERGLLKFDISSLPKGFKVKLAKLYLYVIGVYVWNGNEWTPKLALARTIQIHRITTDWIGWSFTYWSYAAFPSKLWNTPGGDFLPATDSVNFEITGTWNAWIVTSDVEAWYKGEHPNYGWLIKDLNEGDKIGYRVEYNNWFYVFGVEYSPKLEIILIIEANFLIKPLLMMSIFFSLFNHPNIRFKLNSIYLNEKNFKVNIYSIS; this is encoded by the coding sequence ATGAAAAAACACCTTTCCTTATTATTATTTACTTTATTAATCTTTTCTTTATTACTTGCTAATCCTCCTTATTCAACTTTAAATGAAAAAACCTATATTTTTCAACCATGCCTTTCAAATAATATTTCTATTATGAGAAATAATGATTATTCAAGCATTGAACAACCTTTAACAGTTTCCTCAGGATTTAAAACTGACGGTTCTCAACCAAGTGATGAAAGAGGATTATTAAAATTTGATATTTCGAGTTTACCTAAAGGGTTTAAAGTTAAACTAGCTAAACTCTACTTATATGTTATTGGAGTTTATGTATGGAATGGAAATGAATGGACTCCAAAACTCGCTTTAGCTAGAACAATCCAAATTCATAGAATTACAACTGACTGGATTGGATGGAGTTTTACATATTGGAGCTATGCTGCTTTTCCATCAAAGCTTTGGAATACACCTGGAGGAGATTTTTTACCAGCTACTGATTCAGTAAACTTTGAAATTACAGGTACTTGGAATGCATGGATTGTAACAAGTGATGTTGAAGCTTGGTATAAAGGGGAACATCCAAATTATGGATGGTTAATTAAAGATTTAAATGAAGGAGACAAAATAGGATATAGAGTTGAATATAACAACTGGTTTTATGTTTTTGGTGTTGAATACTCGCCAAAACTTGAAATAATTTTAATTATAGAAGCAAATTTTTTGATTAAACCTCTTTTAATGATGTCAATATTTTTTTCTTTATTTAATCATCCTAATATAAGGTTTAAACTTAACTCCATATATTTAAACGAAAAGAATTTTAAGGTAAACATTTATAGTATTTCCTAG
- a CDS encoding Zn-ribbon domain-containing OB-fold protein, translating to MNIISIEQFYNFCSQKKLMGVKCEECNALYAIPKPLCINCGSKKLFWIPFKGVGKLISYTIVHIPHPRFQNEAPYILGIIELEEGVKLLARIKEVKIEDIKIGMPLKIDFEKSENETWPNWPRYFFKPI from the coding sequence TTGAATATTATTTCAATAGAGCAATTTTATAATTTTTGTTCTCAAAAAAAATTAATGGGCGTTAAATGTGAAGAATGCAACGCTTTATATGCTATACCGAAACCTTTATGTATTAACTGCGGTTCAAAAAAATTATTTTGGATACCATTTAAAGGAGTTGGAAAATTAATTTCATATACTATAGTTCATATTCCGCATCCTCGTTTTCAAAATGAAGCCCCATATATTTTAGGGATTATAGAACTTGAAGAAGGTGTTAAATTATTAGCAAGAATTAAGGAAGTAAAAATTGAGGATATAAAAATTGGAATGCCTCTTAAAATTGATTTTGAAAAAAGTGAAAATGAAACTTGGCCTAATTGGCCTAGATACTTTTTTAAACCAATTTAA
- a CDS encoding thiolase domain-containing protein produces MKVLASIISAGLSKFGKLDGLYAREIFAEAAKEAFENCPNLNPKKDIEALFIGQMSESYEHQGHAGPLMLNWVGLNGIPAFRVESACASSSVALRVGLMAIMSGLYNIVMVGGVEKMTHLPTSNNMEILASASDFPFEQWHGATFPSLFALMATAHMHEYGTTEEQMALVAVKNHENAFLNPKAHMQKKITVQDVLSSKVVSWPLKLYDCSLISDGASCVILAKHELAKKFTDTPVNIIASTQAQDSLSILERESLTTLNAIKLASREAFKMADLTPKDIDVAEVHDCFTIAEIIAYEDLGFCKKGFGGKLIEEGETKIGGKIPVNTSGGLKAKGHPVGATGVAQVYEIYLQLIGEAGKRQVNGAEIGLTCNIGGSGATATVNILKRGD; encoded by the coding sequence ATGAAGGTTTTAGCTTCAATAATTTCAGCTGGTTTATCAAAATTTGGCAAGCTTGATGGTTTATATGCTAGAGAAATATTTGCTGAAGCTGCTAAAGAAGCGTTTGAAAATTGTCCAAACTTAAACCCAAAAAAAGATATTGAAGCTTTATTTATTGGACAAATGAGCGAATCTTACGAGCATCAAGGTCATGCAGGTCCATTAATGTTAAATTGGGTTGGATTAAATGGTATCCCAGCTTTTAGAGTTGAAAGCGCATGCGCATCTTCTAGTGTTGCTTTAAGAGTTGGTTTAATGGCTATAATGTCAGGCCTGTATAATATAGTTATGGTTGGTGGTGTAGAGAAAATGACGCATTTACCTACTTCAAATAATATGGAGATTTTAGCTTCAGCTTCTGATTTTCCTTTTGAACAATGGCATGGAGCAACTTTTCCATCTCTTTTTGCTTTAATGGCTACAGCTCATATGCATGAATATGGAACTACAGAAGAACAAATGGCTTTAGTAGCAGTTAAAAATCATGAAAATGCTTTTTTAAACCCTAAAGCTCACATGCAAAAAAAGATAACTGTTCAAGATGTTTTATCTTCTAAAGTTGTTTCTTGGCCTTTAAAACTTTATGATTGTTCATTAATTTCTGATGGTGCAAGCTGCGTTATTTTAGCAAAACATGAATTAGCTAAAAAGTTTACGGACACACCAGTAAATATAATAGCTTCAACTCAAGCTCAAGACTCATTAAGCATACTTGAAAGAGAAAGTTTAACAACATTAAATGCAATAAAGTTAGCTTCGCGAGAAGCTTTTAAAATGGCTGATTTAACACCTAAAGATATAGATGTGGCTGAGGTCCATGACTGCTTTACAATAGCTGAAATAATCGCTTATGAAGATTTAGGTTTTTGTAAGAAAGGTTTTGGAGGAAAACTTATAGAAGAAGGGGAAACAAAAATTGGAGGAAAAATACCTGTAAATACAAGTGGAGGTTTAAAAGCTAAGGGGCATCCAGTTGGTGCAACAGGTGTTGCACAAGTATATGAAATTTACCTTCAATTAATTGGAGAAGCTGGAAAACGACAAGTAAATGGAGCAGAAATAGGATTAACATGTAATATAGGCGGTTCAGGAGCAACAGCAACCGTAAATATTCTTAAAAGAGGTGATTAA
- a CDS encoding YHS domain-containing protein, giving the protein MNVNEKTSKFKSVYMGKTFYFCSLTCKNKFDENPEKYLK; this is encoded by the coding sequence ATGAATGTAAACGAGAAAACATCTAAATTTAAAAGCGTTTATATGGGAAAAACCTTTTATTTTTGCTCTTTAACATGCAAAAATAAATTTGATGAAAACCCGGAAAAATACTTAAAATAA
- a CDS encoding phage holin family protein, whose protein sequence is MSSLIEKLINYLKKQVITILINNLKRKLRNLIKTAILAILGYTIIITGLIFVCLGIVKYLSDVLHLPFWYSSLISGVILLLIGLSSLLIAYSRLRF, encoded by the coding sequence ATGTCTTCATTAATTGAAAAACTAATTAACTACTTAAAAAAACAAGTAATAACTATTTTAATTAATAACTTAAAAAGAAAGTTAAGAAACTTAATTAAAACGGCTATTTTAGCAATATTAGGCTATACCATAATTATAACTGGTTTAATTTTCGTTTGTTTAGGTATAGTAAAGTATTTATCTGATGTTCTTCATTTACCATTTTGGTACTCCTCATTAATCTCTGGTGTAATACTACTTTTAATTGGTCTTTCTTCATTATTAATAGCTTATTCTAGGTTAAGGTTTTGA
- the wrbA gene encoding NAD(P)H:quinone oxidoreductase — translation MKPKILILFYSMYGHIFKMVEAVAEGVKEAGGEPIIRQVAELIPEEKWSENMKKAKEAMKNIPVADPKKDLKGIDGLIVGTPTRFGNMCAQMRNFWDQTSQDWAEGTLIGKPAAVFTSSATQHGGQETTIISTMITLLHHGCILVGLPYSFKEQMTLEEVTGGSPYGASTISGGMGERGPSKLELKMAEDLGRHLTEVAKKLMR, via the coding sequence TTGAAGCCAAAAATTCTTATATTATTTTATTCTATGTATGGGCATATTTTTAAAATGGTTGAAGCTGTAGCAGAAGGGGTTAAAGAAGCTGGTGGTGAACCGATTATTAGGCAAGTTGCTGAGCTTATTCCTGAAGAAAAATGGAGCGAAAATATGAAGAAAGCGAAAGAAGCTATGAAAAATATTCCAGTTGCCGATCCTAAAAAAGATCTTAAAGGAATTGATGGTTTAATTGTTGGTACTCCAACTAGATTTGGTAATATGTGCGCTCAAATGAGAAATTTTTGGGATCAAACTAGTCAAGATTGGGCTGAAGGAACGCTTATTGGTAAACCTGCAGCAGTTTTTACAAGTTCAGCAACTCAACATGGAGGTCAAGAAACCACAATTATCTCAACAATGATTACACTTTTGCATCATGGATGCATTTTAGTTGGTTTACCATACTCTTTTAAAGAACAGATGACTTTAGAGGAAGTTACAGGAGGTTCACCTTATGGAGCTTCAACAATTTCTGGAGGTATGGGTGAACGGGGGCCTTCAAAGCTTGAATTAAAAATGGCTGAAGATTTAGGAAGGCATTTAACAGAAGTAGCCAAGAAGTTAATGCGTTAA